The Deltaproteobacteria bacterium genome has a segment encoding these proteins:
- the glk gene encoding glucokinase has product MSEPVILAGDIGGTNTRLCLYQVNGAEVVELRGQSYSSKGVKSLDELVRRFMSEGPPVRLGAAALAVAGPVVDGRCVATNLPWVLEEAHLAEAAKVAHLKLLNDLQALAFGVLFLPRHQLISLNGLGPPGRGAAAVIAVGTGLGQAYLHWDGARYHPSPSEGSHGEFGPQNEIQLELSRYLIQRFGHPSTERVISGPGFSVIYDFLVQTGREKAPAELEQELTTGDRNAIISMHGVKGRYDICARVMEIFIDCFGAETGNVALRGFATGGIYIGGGITPKILPRLQDGRFVRAFENKGRFRDFLSRIALSVVTQEGTGLLGSAHYARLML; this is encoded by the coding sequence GTGAGCGAGCCCGTCATCCTGGCCGGCGACATCGGCGGCACCAACACCCGGCTCTGCCTCTACCAGGTGAACGGTGCGGAGGTCGTGGAGCTGCGCGGGCAGTCGTACTCCAGCAAGGGCGTGAAGAGCCTGGATGAGCTGGTGCGCCGGTTCATGTCGGAGGGCCCGCCGGTGCGCTTGGGCGCGGCAGCGCTGGCGGTGGCCGGCCCGGTCGTCGACGGGCGCTGCGTGGCCACCAACCTCCCCTGGGTGCTCGAGGAGGCCCACCTCGCCGAGGCCGCCAAGGTGGCGCACCTCAAGCTGCTCAACGATCTGCAGGCGCTGGCCTTCGGCGTGCTGTTCCTGCCGCGGCACCAGCTGATCTCGCTCAACGGCTTGGGCCCGCCGGGGCGCGGCGCGGCGGCGGTGATCGCGGTGGGCACGGGGCTCGGGCAGGCCTACCTGCACTGGGACGGCGCGCGCTACCACCCCTCGCCCAGCGAGGGCAGCCACGGCGAGTTCGGCCCGCAGAACGAGATCCAGCTCGAGCTCTCGCGCTACCTCATCCAGCGCTTCGGTCACCCCAGCACGGAGCGGGTGATCAGCGGGCCGGGCTTCTCGGTGATCTACGACTTCCTGGTGCAGACCGGCCGCGAGAAGGCGCCTGCGGAGCTGGAGCAGGAGCTCACCACTGGCGATCGCAACGCCATCATCAGCATGCACGGCGTGAAGGGCCGCTACGACATCTGCGCGCGGGTGATGGAGATCTTCATCGACTGCTTCGGCGCCGAGACGGGCAACGTGGCCCTGCGCGGCTTCGCCACCGGCGGCATCTACATCGGCGGCGGCATCACCCCGAAGATCCTTCCGCGGTTGCAAGATGGCCGCTTCGTGCGCGCGTTCGAGAACAAGGGCCGCTTCCGCGACTTCCTCTCGCGCATCGCGCTGAGCGTGGTCACGCAAGAAGGCACGGGCCTGCTCGGCTCGGCGCACTACGCTCGCTTGATGCTCTAG
- a CDS encoding RNA ligase family protein, protein MFKYPRTPHLKGSRKQPGDEDLEGVPHARLAGRNVVVEEKVDGANAGISFGPDGALRLQSRGHYLTGGPRERHFALFKAWATAHQVALHRALQSRYILYGEWLYAKHTVFYDALPHLFLEFDVLDTETHEFLDTPRRRKLLAGCPLVSVPVLHQGPLPSQRQLEGMIRPSLYKSSAWRSNLRTVCLDHGLDPDRTARETDNADLAEGLYLKVEEQGRVVERYKFIRASFLTSILDAGTHWLNRPIVPNQLAPGVNLYEPSP, encoded by the coding sequence ATGTTCAAGTACCCGCGCACGCCCCACCTGAAGGGCTCGCGCAAGCAGCCCGGCGACGAAGACCTCGAAGGCGTGCCGCACGCGCGCCTCGCGGGTCGGAACGTCGTGGTCGAAGAGAAGGTCGACGGCGCGAACGCCGGCATCTCCTTCGGCCCCGACGGCGCGCTCCGCTTGCAGAGCCGCGGCCACTACCTCACTGGCGGCCCGCGCGAACGCCACTTCGCCCTCTTCAAGGCCTGGGCGACCGCCCACCAGGTGGCGCTCCATCGGGCCTTGCAGTCGAGATATATCTTGTACGGCGAGTGGCTCTACGCCAAGCACACCGTCTTCTACGACGCGCTGCCGCACCTCTTCCTCGAGTTCGACGTCCTCGACACGGAGACCCACGAGTTCCTCGACACGCCCCGCCGCCGCAAGCTGCTCGCGGGCTGCCCGCTGGTGAGCGTGCCGGTGCTGCACCAGGGGCCGCTGCCCTCGCAGCGGCAGCTGGAAGGGATGATCCGGCCGTCGCTGTACAAGAGCAGCGCCTGGCGCTCCAACCTGCGCACGGTGTGCCTGGATCACGGGCTGGATCCGGATCGCACCGCGCGCGAGACCGACAACGCCGACCTCGCCGAGGGCTTGTATCTGAAGGTCGAGGAGCAGGGCCGCGTGGTGGAGCGCTACAAGTTCATCCGCGCCAGCTTCCTCACCAGCATCCTCGACGCGGGCACGCACTGGCTGAACCGACCCATCGTCCCCAACCAGCTCGCACCCGGTGTGAACCTCTACGAGCCGTCGCCATGA
- a CDS encoding AAA family ATPase, giving the protein MNSPWPIPQPPEFRVDWAALEAACPWIPSLRGCEQDAIHHAEGDVWIHTRMVAEAMAALPAWRALPADERALVFSAALLHDIAKPSCTRREDDGRVTARGHSRKGELQARVLLWELGVAPADREALCNLIRFHQLPFFLVEREDPARTAISVAETTRCDHLTLVTEADARGRICADLEKLLVNIACFRELCADAGVLSGPREFANDVSRVEFLRTPGRDPAYAAHDDLAFEVTMLSGLPGAGKDTWVAENANGRPVLTLDGIRRELDIDAGEPQGKVIAAAEERAREHLRARRPFVFNATNLSRELRGQWLNLFHAYRARVRMVYLEVSRAELLRRNRERDARVPDHALARMLERWEVPDRTEAHVVEYRW; this is encoded by the coding sequence ATGAATTCGCCGTGGCCCATTCCCCAGCCGCCCGAGTTTCGCGTGGACTGGGCCGCGCTCGAGGCGGCGTGTCCGTGGATCCCGTCGCTCCGGGGCTGCGAGCAGGACGCGATTCACCACGCCGAGGGCGACGTGTGGATCCACACGCGCATGGTGGCCGAGGCCATGGCCGCCCTGCCCGCCTGGCGCGCGCTGCCGGCCGACGAGCGCGCGCTGGTGTTTTCGGCGGCGCTGCTGCACGACATCGCCAAGCCGTCGTGCACGCGCCGCGAGGACGATGGCCGGGTCACCGCGCGCGGCCACTCGCGCAAGGGGGAGCTGCAGGCGCGCGTGCTGCTCTGGGAGCTCGGCGTGGCGCCCGCGGATCGCGAGGCGCTCTGCAACCTGATCCGCTTTCACCAGCTGCCGTTCTTTCTCGTGGAGCGTGAGGATCCGGCGCGCACCGCGATCAGCGTGGCGGAAACCACGCGCTGCGATCACCTGACACTCGTGACCGAAGCCGACGCGCGCGGTCGGATCTGCGCGGATCTCGAGAAGCTGCTCGTCAACATCGCCTGCTTCCGCGAGCTCTGTGCCGACGCGGGCGTGCTCTCGGGTCCGCGCGAATTTGCGAACGACGTGAGCCGCGTGGAGTTCCTGCGCACGCCCGGCCGCGATCCCGCGTACGCCGCGCATGACGACCTCGCCTTCGAGGTGACGATGCTCTCGGGCTTACCCGGCGCTGGCAAGGACACCTGGGTCGCCGAGAACGCGAACGGCCGGCCGGTGCTCACGCTCGATGGCATTCGCCGCGAGCTCGACATCGACGCCGGCGAGCCGCAGGGCAAGGTGATCGCCGCGGCCGAGGAGCGCGCGCGTGAGCACCTGCGCGCCAGGCGGCCTTTCGTGTTCAACGCGACCAACCTCTCGCGCGAGCTGCGAGGCCAGTGGCTGAACCTGTTCCACGCGTATCGCGCGCGGGTGCGCATGGTGTACCTGGAGGTGTCGCGCGCGGAGCTCTTGCGTCGCAACCGCGAGCGCGACGCGCGCGTGCCCGATCACGCCCTCGCGCGGATGCTCGAGCGCTGGGAGGTGCCGGATCGCACCGAGGCGCACGTCGTCGAATATCGCTGGTGA
- the pgl gene encoding 6-phosphogluconolactonase yields the protein MSTALEIFASQPQLVDAAVRHIADAARSAISARGAFHLALSGGRTPKPVFEKLAGPARGELDWTRVHLWFGDERCVPPDHADSNFRMAKLAMLDALALPDGQVHRIRGEATDRPAEAARYADELLHRMPVEQGMPIFDVMLQGMGTDGHTASLFPTTGKALVRDRVMVHVVPPAYVKPLVDRISVTTPVIQLARAIHVLMEGADKAEMLEQVMHGPIELDVRPLGMVRQARGKVRWLVDQAAAAKLPK from the coding sequence GAGCACGGCGCTGGAGATCTTCGCGTCGCAGCCGCAGCTCGTGGACGCGGCGGTGCGGCACATCGCCGATGCGGCCCGTTCGGCGATCTCGGCGCGCGGTGCGTTTCACCTGGCGCTCTCGGGCGGCCGCACGCCCAAGCCCGTGTTCGAGAAGCTCGCAGGGCCTGCGCGAGGCGAGCTCGACTGGACGCGCGTGCACCTCTGGTTCGGCGACGAGCGCTGCGTTCCGCCGGATCACGCGGACTCCAATTTCCGCATGGCGAAGCTGGCCATGCTCGACGCGCTCGCGCTGCCCGATGGCCAGGTGCATCGGATCCGCGGCGAGGCGACGGATCGGCCGGCCGAGGCTGCGCGCTACGCCGACGAGCTCCTGCATCGGATGCCGGTGGAGCAGGGCATGCCGATCTTCGACGTGATGCTGCAGGGGATGGGCACCGACGGGCACACGGCGTCGCTGTTTCCGACCACGGGCAAGGCGCTGGTGCGCGATCGCGTGATGGTCCACGTGGTGCCGCCGGCGTACGTGAAACCGCTGGTGGATCGGATCAGCGTCACCACGCCGGTGATCCAGCTTGCGCGCGCGATCCACGTGCTGATGGAAGGCGCGGACAAGGCCGAGATGCTCGAGCAGGTGATGCACGGGCCCATCGAGCTCGACGTGCGGCCCCTGGGCATGGTTCGCCAGGCGCGCGGCAAGGTGCGTTGGCTGGTGGATCAAGCGGCGGCGGCGAAGCTGCCGAAGTAG